The window cctagaatactattcatgttagcggataagttatgttagccacattgcttagagctgcaggtctcgagaaattagggacatcggggagaatgacccgcactggagaacatccagtcccgtttcatctttgcataaactcctacactgtacccgaacgtcggggagtacgctaaccgagaagcagcttcccggcggaccgacagggctgtcaccacctgcggtctaccccaatcacaccgtggagcactgtcatatccaaaggatcccgcatacccgggcaccatgcccgcatctgaggtcactaccctagcacccccggatcccccacccttcggatggacaggtaagatgctaagggaagcccgaaagcacaacgaaccgataacCTTTCCCTGATCATCTGGTCTAAACATGCAACTAGAATAACTTGATgaagcacagatcaaggctaggcatgctaagaacatagcaagataaccaagaacgaactcgaTATGAATAATATAatgaaagtcggaatacaaagccataccagaggccgaggattgctcgccgaccccgaggacgactggattcgctaaggagatgaagtacgagcctagctccactaccctaaggagtacaagtcacaagagagtgtagagagagaggccttcaactGGTGTGTGTatgagagagtggtgggaggccccttatatagtgcttgaggtcggttcccgccaaatctatacatggaaacatgcctaaccgacctctagaggataggatcaagcttcccgccaaaactcagcctAAGTGGCTACCAGGTGGGGTCCgccgacccccccccccttggCGCCATTTGCCACCGaacttctctggtacactgcctggtgggtcctgatgtcagatggtcggtgccggggcttggtttgtcggtttggtcttgtttgtgggcctcctttgctcatgttacgcaGGACACGATCGTTTGTGTCTTCTGTCTACATATTCatcgtgttttcatcttattccggacttgtgctcctgaaaacataaattctcaaaaacaactgtgaagctaggttagtgatacaaatatacgagtaagaggtatagttttccttctttaatgagtatagttgacggtcatgtttcgcacttaacgaccgtcaacagccCTCGGTGCCGGTGTTTTATCCGCCAAGCTACTGAAGAATACCCTAAGGTTTTGTAGGCAGGGTGTCGCCAATATTAGAAACTTAATGGTGCACACAACTTAAAATTTTGACAGATTCGCACCGCTGATTAGTGTAATACCCAACGCCATATTTGGTGATTTGTATTGTATGAAGTTGCCATTTTGCCCTCGTTTAAGCTTGAGGTTGTTCTGCAGATCTATGTACCCCTACCTTACTTTATATACTTCAGGGGCAGAATTACGAGTCCGATATAAAGTAGGAGTCCTAATAGGATTACATAGTAATCCTAGTAGGAGTATGTCTTCTTCCTTCTTTGCAGGTACTTAGGGATCTATTCCTGATACTCAAATTCCAATTTAATTTCCAACCGGAAATAAGTCTAATGGAATATAATTCAAATCTAGTATTTTTATTTCGGTAATATGAAATCCTTTTTCATGAATCAAATTACATATCATGTTGGTATGACTAAGCAGGAAATCATTTTAAAAgctaaataaataatataatctAGATGAAAATAACTACATCAATACCAAatgcatctctctctctcacacacacacataagCAGTTAAGCACACAGCTCTCAAAatctcccctctctctcacacacacaggTACACACACGAAGCAAAACAcatccccctcctctctctctatctcccccccccacccccccaatTTCTCTCTGCACATGTCAGATATACACAGGAAGAACATAGCCCACTAGGCTAcaattttgtgattttggtgattgtctGACAATATGATCATGGAACTAACAAGTGTGTCAAGTGAATGATCTTAGGTTCCAAGGATGAAGTACAAAGCCCTAGCAAAACAAGAAATGTCGAATTGTCAGCAGAAGATAGGGCGtcagttaaaccgacggtatagaaaatgAACGGGTTGGTGCATTGGTTGTGCATTTGGAGATCAAGTGGAGAGAAGCCCAGTAGCGTTGGTTAAACCGACAACATGAGAATATAGTGCGTCAGTGTATTGGGTTGTGCCTTGATAAGCCAAGTGAACAAGAAGTCATtttgcaccggttaaaccgtcGGGTCAGTTAGAGGCGTCGGTGCAACACTTAAAAGAATAAGCAGCAAAAACCTAAGcgaccagttaaaccgacgctatagACAAGGGACGTCGGTGCTTTATTACTGATgttgtccagagagcatgtcaaggtGCAGGAGAACAAGCCCTCAGGACCAGTTAAACCGATACACTGTCGGTGCAACTGTCGGCGCATCAACGTCAGCAGTAGTGGCTGTCATGTGCACTGTTTCTAGAGTAAACAAAACTTGTACTTGGTGTGCCGGCTGCTTGGAGCTTTGTCGCCGGCAAGTCTTCGACCCtctggcttggtgtggagcagcaACAACGGCTTTCTGCATGGGACGTAGAGACCCCCATACTTCGTGGAGAAATTTCCGGTCCTTAGAgcccaccaaccggtactaaatgttacTTTGTTAGTACCAATTGGTGTTTTGTCCTGATACTAAAATGGCGCGACCATTTAGTACGGATTCATGTCTTGATCCTGTACTAAATGGTCCTCcacgggttacttcaaaaggaaagcaTATCTACCTCCATCCCATGTGCTATGTTGGTGAGATGGTAAGTAAGGTTCGTGCGAACCGCGCATGTGCATATTACgcatgacttgcaaaagtaCGTGTGTTCGGGGCCTCCCGTATGTTTCCCcaattttttctttattttttggaTGCAAAGTCATTTAGTGTCGGGCattttgaccggtactaaatgacatCTCATTTAGTATCGAACAACCGGTATCGGTCCGGTGCCCGATACTAAAGAGGAGTTCCTGAATGGTACTAGAGGTCAATTAGCAGACGCCCAGTACTAAGGAGGGGTTCCTGATCGGTACTAGAGATCAATTCTCTAGCTGTGTTTGCGGCCAAAAGCATGCAATGGTATGCATGTGGCTTACTGGCTACATTATTGTATACAATGTAACAACGGTATGCATGTTTGTGCAGTGACATAAACTCATTCATCTTTTCCCCCATCTTCTCAaaatttaacaaatttatttgaaCACTTCGCGTGCAGCTGTTGACGTATACTTGCCCAAGCAAGCTAGCATTCATAGCTCCACCGTCGTTCAATAATTAATTGAATGGCCACAGTTGAAAACCCAGCAGCCGTGTCTGGAGGAGCCAATAATAATTGAACGGCCATCCctgatcagcagcagcagccgtgcATTCTGTGACTGTCCGTAACCCCGCTGTTATATTTATCCCTTCCAAAATTAAACACTGCTGGCTAATCTCAGCCCTTTTTATAGACCCATCGCTCCCCGGTTCCCACAAATTAAGTCCATCTTCCACATCAAGCTTGCAGTGTCTGTCGATCGTTCAGTTTTGGGTAAAGGAGATGGCGCTGTCTCGCCGCATGGCCGCACCCGTCCtcttcgtcgtcgtcctcctcgtcgtcgccgccacaGGTGGTGACCATCCATTAAACAGTTCTTGGTGTTCACGATCAATGTACTATATTTATTCGTCAGTCATTTTATTACATATATACCTTACCATATCAGATCTTTAATTTGAACTGCGTGCAGAGACGGTGACTGCGAGGGTGGTCGCAGATGAGACGCACTGCCTGTCGCAGAGCCACACGTTCAAGGGCATGTGCTTCAGCAGCGAGAACTGCGCCAGCGTGTGCAAGTCTGAGAACTTCCCCAGCGGCGAGTGCAAGATGCACGGCGCCACCAGGAAGTGCTTCTGCAAGGTGGTCTGCTAGTGCACGCACGCCGCCCATCTCTGCCGCCGGAACGGCAAGCAGCCATGTCGATTACGTTATTTGTTCTCGTCCGTGAGGCCCGGCCAGCAGGATATCCGGGGTGTTCGTCCGTGCTGGCTGGGACACTTTCCTTCTTTGTCCATGAAGAAATTTACAATATATAATCCCTTATTTGCCATCGGCGTTATGTATCAATGCACAAGGGTTCACCTATGTCGCTGATAATGTCACATTCAGGATCATGCAAATTTGCAATAGCGTGCAAAAAATTATTCCCTACTTTGACTGTAGTCTGTAAGCAGAGGATTTTCTTTAGAATTTCAGCTTTTTTTCCATAGCCAATTGAATGTTGAGATTAAAGCAGTAGTGCAAATTTCTGAAACTGAAAATCGGTTGATTCTTTTCCCATACAACTGTCAATTTCCTCGATATTgaacaaacaaagaaaaaattTATTGCATTTAGCAGCATTACAATAAGCTACATGTTCCCCATAGAGTCTATTCGGAAAGCATGCAGGCGCGGGTACTATGCTTCGCCTAGTAGGAAgggatccaccctattggatcACCTTTTTTTTAATGAATGTTCAGATCACTTTTTTTTCTGACGAAACTTCAGGTAATAGTAGTATATGAGAGGTATATGTTTTTTCTTAGAGAAAACGACATGGCATTTGTTGGAAAAAATCACGCATAAGTATTTGTGCTAAGGAGACAATTAATCCATAATCTTATATATAATGGGGTGGTCTCTGTTAGAAGTAAGAGTAGAATAGGAATGATTGATTCTCATTGATGTATTGTGTACAATATATATCCACCGAACAGGTAGGATGCCTCTTGGAGACACCCCCACAAGACAAGCAAATGTCAGAACGACACTACactatatgaaaaaaaaatatacgtCAGTTAATAGAAATTCTGATAGACTTGAATAACTTTTTGAGGAATCTATACTTTGATAACTTGCATTGCATTCCATCAGGTTATTTAGCAACTTTTTTATTCGTGGAACCTACTCTTGTTCACGAATGCTCTACTAAAATCTAA is drawn from Panicum virgatum strain AP13 chromosome 1N, P.virgatum_v5, whole genome shotgun sequence and contains these coding sequences:
- the LOC120654024 gene encoding defensin-like protein CAL1, coding for MALSRRMAAPVLFVVVLLVVAATETVTARVVADETHCLSQSHTFKGMCFSSENCASVCKSENFPSGECKMHGATRKCFCKVVC